One Streptococcus sp. DTU_2020_1001019_1_SI_AUS_MUR_006 DNA window includes the following coding sequences:
- the murB gene encoding UDP-N-acetylmuramate dehydrogenase has protein sequence MTVSDKLKETLEGIDIRFDEPLKTYTYTKVGGKADYLVFPRNRYEMARVVKFANQENIPWMVLGNASNIIVREGGVRGFVIMCDKLNNVSVDGYTIEAEAGANLIETTRIALRHSLTGFEFACGIPGSVGGAVFMNAGAYGGEIAHVLQSCQILTKEGEIETLSAKDLAFGYRHSAIQASGAVVLSAKFALSPGNYETIKQEMDRLTHLRELKQPLEYPSCGSVFKRPVGHFAGQLIAEAGLKGYRIGGVEVSEKHAGFMVNIADGTAKDYEELIESVIEKVKEHSGVTLEREVRILGEHE, from the coding sequence ATGACTGTATCAGATAAATTAAAAGAAACCTTAGAAGGAATCGATATTCGATTCGATGAACCGCTAAAAACTTATACCTATACCAAAGTTGGAGGGAAGGCAGATTATTTAGTATTTCCTCGTAATCGCTACGAGATGGCTCGTGTGGTAAAATTTGCCAATCAGGAAAACATTCCTTGGATGGTTCTTGGAAATGCAAGTAACATTATCGTCCGTGAAGGTGGAGTACGTGGTTTTGTAATCATGTGTGACAAGCTCAATAATGTTTCTGTTGATGGCTATACCATTGAGGCAGAAGCTGGAGCTAACTTGATTGAAACCACTCGTATTGCCCTCCGTCATAGCTTGACTGGTTTTGAGTTTGCTTGTGGAATTCCAGGAAGCGTCGGTGGTGCTGTCTTTATGAATGCTGGCGCTTATGGTGGTGAGATTGCTCATGTTCTCCAGTCTTGTCAAATCTTGACTAAGGAAGGTGAAATCGAAACCCTATCTGCTAAGGACCTGGCCTTTGGTTATCGTCATTCAGCCATTCAAGCATCAGGAGCAGTAGTCCTATCAGCTAAATTTGCACTATCGCCAGGAAATTATGAGACTATCAAACAAGAAATGGACCGCTTGACCCACCTTCGTGAACTCAAGCAACCTTTAGAGTATCCTTCTTGTGGTTCAGTCTTTAAACGTCCAGTGGGGCATTTTGCAGGGCAATTGATTGCAGAAGCAGGCTTGAAAGGTTATCGTATCGGTGGGGTTGAAGTTTCTGAAAAGCATGCAGGCTTTATGGTTAATATTGCGGATGGAACTGCTAAGGACTATGAGGAATTGATCGAGTCTGTCATTGAGAAGGTTAAAGAGCACTCAGGAGTTACCCTCGAGAGAGAAGTTCGAATCCTAGGAGAGCATGAATAA
- the pstA gene encoding phosphate ABC transporter permease PstA has translation MHAKKLDKLATAVLYTIAGIIVTILASLILYILVRGLPHVSWSFLTGKSSSYQAGGGIGIQLYNSFFLLVITLFISVPLSMGAGIYLAEYAKKGRVTNFVRTCIEILSSLPSVVVGLFGYLIFVVQFEYGFSIISGALALTVFNLPQMTRNVEDSLKHVHHTQREAGLALGLSRWETVLHVVIPEALPGIVTGVVLASGRIFGEAAALIYTAGQSAPALDWSNWNVLSVTSPISIFRQAETLAVHIWKVNSEGTIPDGTLVSAGSAAVLLIFILIFNFGARKLGSYLHKKLTAA, from the coding sequence ATGCACGCTAAGAAATTAGATAAACTTGCAACAGCTGTCCTCTATACCATCGCAGGAATCATTGTGACCATTCTTGCTTCCTTGATTCTCTATATCTTGGTTCGAGGCTTACCTCATGTTTCTTGGTCCTTCTTGACTGGAAAATCATCTTCTTACCAAGCAGGTGGAGGTATTGGAATTCAGCTTTATAATTCCTTCTTCCTTTTGGTCATCACCTTGTTCATCTCTGTGCCTTTGTCAATGGGAGCTGGGATTTACTTGGCTGAGTATGCCAAAAAAGGCCGTGTTACCAACTTCGTTCGTACCTGTATTGAGATTTTGTCTTCACTGCCATCAGTCGTAGTCGGTCTCTTTGGTTACCTCATCTTTGTAGTTCAGTTTGAGTATGGATTTTCAATTATTTCTGGTGCCTTGGCTTTGACCGTCTTTAACCTTCCACAGATGACACGTAATGTTGAAGACAGCTTAAAACACGTTCACCATACACAACGTGAAGCTGGTTTAGCACTTGGACTTTCTCGTTGGGAAACAGTTCTTCATGTCGTTATCCCCGAAGCCTTACCTGGTATTGTTACGGGTGTTGTCCTTGCATCAGGTCGTATCTTTGGTGAAGCTGCGGCTCTTATCTATACGGCAGGACAATCAGCTCCAGCTCTTGACTGGTCAAACTGGAATGTTCTCAGTGTAACCAGTCCGATCTCAATCTTCCGTCAAGCAGAAACCTTGGCCGTCCATATTTGGAAAGTCAACAGTGAAGGAACTATTCCTGATGGAACCCTTGTTTCAGCAGGTTCTGCTGCGGTGCTCCTAATCTTTATCTTAATCTTTAACTTTGGAGCTCGCAAACTCGGAAGCTACCTACACAAGAAATTAACCGCTGCCTAA
- a CDS encoding ABC transporter ATP-binding protein, with the protein MKKPIIEFRNVSKVFEDSNTKVLKDINFELEEGKFYTLLGASGSGKSTILNIIAGLLDATTGDIMLDGVRINDIPTNKRDVHTVFQSYALFPHMNVFENVAFPLRLRKVDKKEIEKRVLEVLKMVQLEGFEKRSIRKLSGGQRQRVAIARAIINQPRVVLLDEPLSALDLKLRTDMQYELRELQQRLGITFVFVTHDQEEALAMSDWIFVMNDGEIVQSGTPVDIYDEPINHFVATFIGESNILPGTMIEDYLVEFNGKRFEAVDGGMKPNEPVEVVIRPEDLRITLPEEGKLQVKVDTQLFRGVHYEIIAYDELGNEWMIHSTRKAIVGEEIGLDFEPEDIHIMRLNETEEEFDARIEEYVEIEEQEAGLINAIEEERDEENNL; encoded by the coding sequence TTGAAAAAACCAATTATCGAATTCAGAAACGTTTCTAAAGTTTTTGAAGATAGCAACACCAAGGTTCTCAAAGATATTAATTTTGAGTTGGAAGAAGGGAAGTTCTATACACTTCTTGGTGCCTCAGGATCTGGGAAATCAACCATCCTCAATATCATTGCAGGTTTGCTGGATGCAACAACTGGTGATATCATGCTAGACGGTGTCCGTATCAATGACATCCCGACCAATAAACGTGATGTTCATACGGTCTTCCAGTCTTATGCCTTGTTCCCACATATGAATGTGTTTGAAAATGTTGCTTTTCCATTGCGATTGCGTAAGGTCGATAAAAAAGAAATCGAAAAACGTGTATTAGAAGTTCTCAAGATGGTTCAGCTAGAAGGATTTGAAAAACGTTCAATCCGTAAGCTATCTGGAGGACAACGTCAGCGTGTGGCCATCGCCCGTGCTATCATTAACCAGCCTCGTGTGGTCTTGTTGGATGAACCTTTGTCAGCCTTGGACTTGAAGTTGCGAACAGACATGCAGTACGAACTGCGTGAACTGCAACAACGCTTGGGCATTACCTTTGTCTTTGTTACCCATGATCAGGAAGAAGCCTTGGCCATGAGTGACTGGATTTTCGTTATGAATGATGGTGAGATTGTTCAGTCTGGAACACCCGTTGACATCTACGATGAGCCCATCAACCACTTTGTTGCAACCTTCATCGGGGAGTCAAATATCTTGCCAGGTACCATGATAGAGGACTACTTGGTTGAGTTCAATGGCAAACGCTTTGAAGCGGTTGACGGTGGGATGAAGCCAAATGAACCAGTCGAAGTCGTGATTCGTCCAGAGGACTTGCGCATTACCCTTCCAGAAGAAGGAAAACTTCAAGTTAAGGTTGATACTCAGCTTTTCCGTGGGGTTCACTATGAGATTATCGCCTATGATGAACTTGGCAACGAATGGATGATTCACTCAACTCGTAAGGCCATCGTGGGTGAAGAAATCGGTCTGGACTTTGAACCAGAAGATATCCACATCATGCGTCTCAATGAAACCGAAGAAGAGTTCGATGCTCGTATCGAAGAATATGTAGAAATCGAAGAGCAAGAAGCAGGTTTGATCAACGCTATCGAGGAGGAAAGAGATGAAGAAAACAACCTCTAA
- the pstB gene encoding phosphate ABC transporter ATP-binding protein PstB translates to MSKYNWDEKHIITFPEEKVALSTKDLHVYYGKNESIKGIDMQFEKNKITALIGPSGSGKSTYLRSLNRMNDTIDIAKVTGQILYRGIDVNRPEINVYEMRKHIGMVFQRPNPFAKSIYRNITFAHERAGVKDKKVLDEIVETSLRQAALWDQVKDDLHKSALTLSGGQQQRLCIARAISVKPDILLMDEPASALDPIATAQLEETMLELKKDFTIIIVTHSMQQAARASDYTGFFYLGDLIEYDKTANIFQNAKLQSTNDYVTGHFG, encoded by the coding sequence ATGTCAAAATATAACTGGGATGAAAAGCATATCATCACCTTCCCTGAAGAAAAAGTGGCCCTCTCTACCAAGGATTTACATGTTTACTACGGTAAAAATGAATCCATCAAGGGCATCGATATGCAATTCGAAAAAAATAAAATCACGGCCCTGATTGGTCCGTCTGGATCTGGGAAATCAACCTATCTACGCAGTCTTAATCGTATGAATGATACCATTGATATTGCAAAGGTTACAGGACAGATTCTCTATCGAGGTATTGACGTTAACCGTCCAGAAATTAATGTTTATGAAATGCGTAAACACATCGGAATGGTTTTCCAACGTCCAAACCCATTTGCTAAATCAATCTACCGCAACATCACCTTTGCACATGAACGTGCAGGAGTTAAGGATAAGAAGGTCCTTGATGAAATTGTAGAAACCTCACTTCGCCAGGCTGCCCTCTGGGATCAGGTCAAAGATGACCTTCACAAGTCAGCCTTAACGCTTTCAGGAGGCCAGCAGCAACGTCTCTGTATTGCCCGTGCTATTTCAGTAAAACCAGACATCCTCTTGATGGATGAACCTGCATCAGCCTTGGATCCGATTGCGACAGCCCAGCTTGAGGAAACTATGCTTGAGTTGAAGAAGGACTTCACCATCATCATCGTGACCCATAGCATGCAACAGGCTGCGCGTGCGAGTGATTACACTGGATTTTTCTACTTGGGTGACTTGATTGAGTATGATAAAACTGCAAATATTTTCCAAAATGCTAAGCTACAGTCAACAAATGACTATGTAACTGGACACTTTGGTTAG
- a CDS encoding NUDIX hydrolase: MNYIQNIRKKVGKDKIILNFTCGILSQSGKILLQKRADKGTWGLPGGAIELGESAVEALVREFYEETGLKVTVKKLLNVYTKYSDSYPNGDEAQVLTILYLVASETSISTNVFTSDETLELGFFEHRDIQNITIVNQQHRDMINDFFENKFPIDR; this comes from the coding sequence ATGAACTACATACAGAATATAAGAAAAAAAGTTGGAAAAGATAAAATTATTTTAAATTTCACATGTGGAATATTAAGTCAATCAGGAAAAATATTATTACAAAAACGAGCAGATAAAGGAACTTGGGGATTACCAGGCGGAGCTATTGAATTAGGCGAATCGGCTGTAGAAGCGTTAGTTCGAGAGTTTTACGAAGAAACTGGACTGAAAGTGACAGTGAAAAAACTTTTAAATGTTTATACAAAATATTCAGATAGTTATCCAAATGGTGATGAGGCTCAAGTTCTTACAATTTTGTATTTAGTTGCATCTGAAACTTCTATCTCTACAAATGTTTTTACGAGTGACGAAACTTTAGAATTAGGATTTTTTGAACATAGGGACATACAAAATATCACAATTGTAAACCAGCAACATCGAGATATGATAAATGATTTTTTTGAAAATAAGTTCCCAATAGATAGATAA
- the budA gene encoding acetolactate decarboxylase: MMKVQEPVKLFQYNTLGALMAGLYGGTMTVGELLEHGDLGLGTLDSIDGELIVLDGKAYQAKGSGEKPEIVEVSPDALIPYAAVVPHQAEVIFRQRFEMTDQELEKRIESYYDGENLFRSIKIHGDFKNMHVRMIPKSTSETKFAEVATHQPEYSRENVSGTIVGFWTPEIFHGVSVAGYHLHFISDDLTFGGHVMDFVIKEGIVEVGAVDQLDQRFPVQDRQYLFAKFNVDEMKKDIDKSE; the protein is encoded by the coding sequence ATGATGAAGGTGCAAGAACCAGTTAAATTATTCCAATACAATACTTTGGGAGCCTTGATGGCGGGACTTTACGGTGGAACCATGACAGTTGGTGAATTGCTTGAACATGGTGATTTAGGATTAGGAACCCTGGATTCTATCGATGGAGAATTGATTGTCTTAGATGGGAAAGCTTATCAGGCCAAGGGTTCAGGTGAGAAACCTGAAATTGTGGAAGTTTCACCAGATGCCTTGATCCCCTATGCAGCAGTTGTACCCCACCAGGCAGAAGTTATTTTCCGCCAGCGTTTTGAAATGACTGATCAGGAACTTGAAAAACGTATTGAGTCCTATTATGATGGAGAGAATCTTTTCCGTTCCATCAAGATTCATGGTGATTTCAAGAACATGCATGTGCGCATGATTCCTAAGTCAACCTCTGAAACGAAGTTTGCAGAAGTAGCAACACATCAGCCAGAGTATAGTCGCGAAAATGTTTCAGGAACCATCGTCGGCTTTTGGACCCCAGAGATTTTCCATGGAGTTAGTGTTGCTGGTTACCATCTACACTTTATCTCAGATGACCTAACCTTTGGTGGTCACGTTATGGACTTTGTCATCAAGGAAGGTATTGTAGAAGTGGGTGCAGTTGACCAGTTGGATCAACGTTTTCCTGTTCAGGATCGTCAATATCTATTTGCTAAATTTAATGTTGACGAGATGAAAAAAGATATCGATAAGTCAGAATAA
- a CDS encoding ABC transporter permease: protein MKKTTSKLFVVPYMLWIALFVLTPLVLIFGQSFFNIEGQFSLENYKSYFASQNLTYLKMSFNSVLYAGIVTLVTLLISYPTALFLTRLKHRQLWLMLIILPTWINLLLKAYAFIGIFGQNGSINQFLEFIGIGSQQLLFTDFSFIFVASYIELPFMILPIFNVLDDMDNNLINASYDLGATKWETFRHVIFPLSMNGVRSGVQSVFIPSLSLFMLTRLIGGNRVITLGTAIEQNFLTNDNYGMGSTIGVVLILTMFITMWVTKERRER, encoded by the coding sequence ATGAAGAAAACAACCTCTAAACTCTTTGTAGTGCCCTACATGCTTTGGATTGCACTCTTTGTTTTGACACCTTTGGTCTTGATTTTTGGGCAATCCTTTTTCAATATCGAAGGCCAGTTCAGTTTAGAAAACTATAAATCTTATTTTGCGTCACAAAATTTAACCTATCTCAAAATGAGTTTTAACTCAGTTCTCTATGCTGGGATTGTAACTCTGGTGACGCTTCTTATCAGCTATCCAACAGCCCTCTTCTTGACTCGTCTCAAGCACCGTCAACTATGGCTTATGCTGATTATTTTGCCAACATGGATCAACCTTCTCCTCAAGGCCTATGCCTTTATCGGGATTTTTGGGCAAAATGGCTCTATTAACCAATTCCTGGAATTTATCGGAATCGGTTCGCAGCAGTTGCTCTTTACGGATTTCTCATTTATCTTTGTTGCAAGCTACATCGAGCTTCCATTTATGATTTTGCCTATCTTCAATGTCTTGGATGATATGGATAATAACCTCATTAATGCTAGCTATGACCTTGGTGCAACCAAGTGGGAAACCTTCCGTCATGTCATCTTCCCTCTGTCTATGAACGGGGTGCGAAGCGGAGTTCAATCTGTCTTTATTCCAAGTTTGAGTCTTTTCATGTTGACCCGTTTGATTGGGGGGAACCGAGTGATTACCTTGGGGACTGCCATTGAGCAGAACTTCCTGACAAACGATAATTACGGTATGGGTTCAACTATCGGTGTTGTTCTTATCCTGACCATGTTTATCACCATGTGGGTGACTAAGGAAAGGAGAGAACGATGA
- the phoU gene encoding phosphate signaling complex protein PhoU: MLRSQFEEDLEKLHNQFYAMGQEVLSQINRTVRAFVTHDRDMAKEVIEEDAEVNEYEVKLEKKSFEMIALQQPVSQDLRTVLTVLKAVSDLERMGDHAVSIAKATIRMKGEQRIPAVEEEIKKMGREVKNFVEAALELYLNGSVDQAYEVATMDETINHYFDNIRDLATEEIRKNPEAIVTGRDYFQVISYLERIGDYAKNICEWVVYFETGKIVEL, translated from the coding sequence ATGTTACGATCTCAATTTGAAGAAGATTTAGAGAAATTGCATAATCAGTTTTATGCTATGGGACAAGAAGTTCTTTCCCAAATCAATCGTACCGTACGTGCTTTTGTAACGCATGACCGTGACATGGCTAAAGAAGTCATTGAGGAAGATGCAGAAGTAAACGAATACGAAGTGAAACTTGAAAAGAAATCATTTGAAATGATTGCCCTACAACAGCCAGTTTCACAAGACTTACGTACAGTTTTAACAGTTCTAAAAGCTGTGTCAGACTTAGAACGTATGGGGGACCATGCAGTATCTATCGCAAAAGCAACGATTCGTATGAAGGGTGAGCAGCGTATCCCTGCAGTTGAAGAAGAAATTAAAAAAATGGGTCGTGAAGTAAAAAACTTTGTTGAAGCCGCTTTAGAACTTTATTTGAATGGTTCTGTGGATCAAGCCTATGAAGTTGCAACCATGGATGAAACTATCAACCATTACTTTGATAATATTCGTGATCTTGCAACTGAAGAAATTAGAAAGAACCCAGAAGCTATCGTCACAGGTCGTGATTACTTCCAAGTCATTTCTTACTTGGAACGCATCGGTGACTATGCAAAAAATATCTGTGAATGGGTTGTTTACTTTGAAACAGGTAAGATTGTTGAATTATAA
- the pstB gene encoding phosphate ABC transporter ATP-binding protein PstB, with translation MTEPILQVSDLSVYYNKKKALNSVSLSFQPKEITALIGPSGSGKSTLLKAINRMGDLNPEVTTTGSVVYNGHNIYSPRTDTVELRKEIGMVFQQPNPFPMSIYENVVYGLRINGEKDKQVLDEAVEKALQRASIWDEVKDRLHDSAIGLSGGQQQRVCVARVLATSPKIILLDEPTSALDPISAGKIEETLYGLKDKYTMLLVTRSMQQASRISDKTGFFLNGDLIEFNDTKEMFLYPQHKETEDYISGKFG, from the coding sequence ATGACAGAACCGATTTTGCAGGTTTCAGACCTGTCAGTCTATTACAATAAAAAGAAGGCCTTGAATAGTGTTTCCTTATCATTCCAACCCAAGGAAATTACAGCCCTTATTGGTCCGTCTGGATCTGGAAAATCAACACTTCTAAAGGCTATTAACCGAATGGGGGATCTCAATCCTGAAGTGACGACAACTGGATCAGTGGTTTATAACGGTCACAACATCTATAGCCCTCGTACCGATACAGTTGAATTGCGTAAGGAAATTGGAATGGTATTCCAACAACCTAATCCTTTCCCTATGTCTATCTATGAAAATGTCGTTTATGGCCTCCGCATAAATGGAGAAAAAGACAAGCAGGTCTTGGATGAAGCTGTGGAGAAAGCTTTACAGCGTGCTTCAATCTGGGATGAGGTTAAGGACCGTTTGCATGACTCTGCCATTGGTCTATCAGGTGGACAACAACAACGTGTCTGCGTCGCCCGTGTTTTAGCAACTAGTCCAAAGATTATTCTTTTGGATGAACCTACATCTGCCTTGGATCCTATCTCTGCGGGTAAGATTGAGGAAACCTTGTATGGTCTAAAAGACAAATACACCATGCTCTTGGTCACTCGTTCTATGCAGCAAGCATCTCGAATCTCTGATAAGACAGGATTTTTCCTCAATGGAGATTTGATTGAATTTAACGATACCAAGGAAATGTTCCTCTATCCTCAACATAAGGAGACAGAGGACTACATTTCAGGTAAATTTGGATAA
- a CDS encoding YhfC family intramembrane metalloprotease: MKIHVIITMLALFAVLIAAVWYARKKYKINFAVLGLGAVAFFASSQVLEKIVHLLVLRPQRDGTITLMTENPLLYVIYGICMAALFEETARLIFFKWLNKKREMEDSDALAYGLGHGGLEMIYIGIAGLLNLFILFSAVESQNPAIMELLPESTLATIHNLAAWQIYLLGVERILALILQVGLTFWVFQAVRQKKWIYLVAAYGLHALFDLAPSLSQVGWISNPLVVEGILAVEVLAFVFLTKSIFYKK; this comes from the coding sequence ATGAAAATTCATGTAATAATAACGATGCTGGCCTTGTTTGCCGTCCTCATTGCAGCAGTTTGGTACGCAAGAAAGAAATACAAGATTAATTTTGCAGTTTTGGGACTTGGTGCAGTTGCATTTTTTGCCTCATCACAGGTTTTAGAAAAAATCGTTCATTTGCTGGTTCTTCGACCTCAGAGAGATGGAACTATTACTCTCATGACAGAGAATCCCCTTCTCTATGTGATTTATGGAATCTGTATGGCTGCCTTATTCGAAGAAACAGCCCGACTAATCTTTTTCAAATGGTTGAACAAAAAAAGAGAGATGGAAGATTCAGATGCCCTCGCCTATGGTCTTGGTCATGGTGGGCTAGAAATGATTTATATCGGAATTGCTGGTTTACTCAATCTCTTTATCCTATTTTCAGCAGTTGAATCGCAAAATCCAGCTATCATGGAACTCTTACCTGAGAGTACACTTGCAACCATTCATAATTTAGCAGCTTGGCAGATTTATCTTTTGGGAGTCGAAAGAATTCTTGCCTTGATTCTTCAAGTTGGATTGACCTTCTGGGTTTTCCAAGCTGTTCGCCAAAAAAAATGGATTTATCTAGTAGCAGCTTACGGTCTGCATGCTTTATTTGATCTGGCACCGAGCCTTTCTCAAGTTGGCTGGATCTCAAATCCTCTGGTGGTAGAGGGAATCTTAGCAGTAGAAGTTTTGGCTTTCGTTTTCCTAACAAAATCAATCTTTTACAAGAAGTAG
- a CDS encoding PLP-dependent aminotransferase family protein translates to MKQESKYEQVVHYLKNEIESGRFPTGSRLPSIRKLSQDFHCSKDTIQRALLELRYQKYIYSKPQSGYYVLEQQTSHEDLIISVNDEHAAAYDDFRLCVNESLIGRENYLYNYYEHQEGLEELRESVQTLLFDQAIYSKADQLVMTSGTQQALFILSQIDFPGQAQEILVEQPTYHRMNQLLLAQNLPFQTIERRVDGIDLKELEEHFKSGKIKFFYTIPRFHYPLGHSYSEEEKLAILDLAAKYQIYIVEDDYLGDLDPKIGQTFHYLDQHDLVIYIKSFSTSLFPALRITALLLPNAIKEAFVTYKNILDYDNNLIMQKALSLYIDSQLFEKNRLARLVLQEKSQEHIQQLLQTYPISLPSYPLHDGLLLDLRNYPSIASLKHSPLGLDFFESSYIESCPYHFAKVPLENIEETLSYLKTELD, encoded by the coding sequence ATGAAGCAAGAAAGCAAATATGAACAAGTCGTTCACTATCTAAAAAATGAGATAGAATCAGGTAGATTTCCCACTGGAAGTCGCCTACCATCTATCCGAAAACTCAGTCAAGATTTTCACTGTAGCAAAGACACCATACAGCGCGCACTCTTAGAACTCCGATACCAGAAATATATCTACTCCAAACCTCAAAGTGGTTATTATGTATTGGAGCAACAAACCAGTCATGAAGATCTAATTATCTCAGTCAATGATGAACACGCAGCTGCCTATGATGATTTTCGTCTTTGTGTCAACGAAAGCTTGATTGGACGAGAAAATTATCTCTACAACTACTATGAACACCAAGAGGGTTTAGAAGAATTACGAGAGTCTGTTCAGACATTGCTCTTTGATCAAGCGATTTATAGTAAGGCAGACCAGTTGGTCATGACGTCTGGAACCCAGCAGGCACTGTTTATTCTTTCTCAGATCGATTTTCCAGGTCAAGCTCAGGAAATACTGGTCGAACAACCGACCTATCATCGAATGAACCAGCTGCTGCTAGCCCAAAATCTTCCCTTTCAAACCATTGAACGTCGGGTGGATGGCATCGACCTGAAAGAACTTGAGGAGCATTTTAAAAGTGGAAAGATTAAGTTCTTCTATACCATTCCACGTTTCCACTATCCTCTGGGCCATTCTTATTCTGAAGAGGAAAAACTTGCTATCCTTGACTTAGCTGCAAAATATCAGATTTATATCGTTGAGGATGACTACCTGGGTGACTTGGATCCTAAAATTGGACAAACCTTTCATTATCTGGACCAACATGATTTGGTCATCTATATCAAGTCCTTTTCTACAAGTCTATTTCCTGCCCTCCGGATTACTGCCCTTCTTCTTCCTAATGCGATCAAGGAAGCTTTTGTGACCTATAAAAACATTCTCGACTACGATAACAACCTTATCATGCAAAAGGCTCTATCACTCTATATTGATAGTCAACTCTTTGAAAAAAACAGACTAGCACGATTGGTACTGCAAGAAAAAAGTCAGGAGCACATCCAACAGCTCTTACAAACCTATCCCATTTCCCTACCGAGCTATCCACTTCATGATGGGCTTTTGCTTGATCTCAGGAACTATCCTAGCATCGCTAGTCTTAAACACAGTCCTCTAGGACTCGACTTTTTCGAATCATCCTACATAGAGTCTTGTCCCTATCACTTTGCAAAAGTTCCTTTAGAAAATATTGAAGAAACATTAAGCTATTTAAAAACAGAGCTGGACTGA
- a CDS encoding ABC transporter substrate-binding protein, whose protein sequence is MNFKKWIFILCSFLASFLLVACQSSSSSSQSAVEAIKQKGKLVVATSPDYAPFEFQALVDGKNQVVGADIDMAQAIADELGVKLEISSMSFDNVLTSLQTGKADLAIAGISATEERQEVFDFSIPYYENKISFLIRKSDLEKYKDLDSLASANIAAQKGTVPESMVKEQLPKAQLTSLTNMGEAVNELQSGKVDAVHMDEPVALSYAAKNSDLAVATVSLTMKEGEANAVAIKKGNSDLKEVVDKVIQKLKDDGTYQTYLEKAAKLTEVEQ, encoded by the coding sequence ATGAATTTTAAAAAATGGATATTTATCTTATGTAGTTTTCTTGCAAGCTTCTTATTGGTAGCTTGCCAATCGTCTAGCTCAAGCTCGCAGTCTGCAGTGGAGGCCATCAAGCAAAAAGGAAAATTAGTGGTCGCAACTAGTCCCGACTATGCACCCTTTGAGTTTCAAGCACTTGTGGATGGTAAAAACCAAGTCGTAGGTGCGGATATTGACATGGCGCAAGCAATCGCTGATGAACTTGGAGTGAAATTGGAAATTTCAAGTATGAGTTTTGATAATGTCTTGACCAGTCTTCAAACAGGAAAAGCAGACTTAGCAATTGCGGGAATCAGTGCAACTGAAGAAAGACAAGAAGTCTTTGATTTCTCAATCCCTTACTATGAAAATAAAATTAGCTTCCTTATCAGAAAGTCAGATCTTGAAAAATACAAGGATTTGGACTCTCTTGCAAGTGCTAATATTGCAGCTCAGAAAGGAACTGTTCCTGAATCTATGGTTAAAGAGCAACTTCCTAAGGCACAGTTGACTTCTTTGACAAACATGGGTGAGGCAGTCAATGAGCTTCAATCAGGTAAGGTTGATGCCGTTCATATGGATGAGCCAGTAGCACTAAGCTATGCTGCTAAGAACTCAGATTTGGCAGTAGCTACTGTAAGCTTGACTATGAAAGAAGGCGAAGCAAATGCTGTAGCTATCAAAAAAGGTAACTCAGATTTGAAGGAAGTGGTTGATAAGGTCATCCAAAAACTGAAAGATGACGGAACTTACCAAACTTATCTTGAAAAAGCTGCTAAGCTAACAGAAGTAGAACAATAA